A genomic stretch from Telopea speciosissima isolate NSW1024214 ecotype Mountain lineage chromosome 7, Tspe_v1, whole genome shotgun sequence includes:
- the LOC122669347 gene encoding serine carboxypeptidase 1-like, protein MFLSLVLIRAAPESSLVTNLPGFNGTFPSKHYSGYITIDETHEKKLFYYFVISERKPSQDPVVLWLNGGPGCSSLDGFMYEHGPFNFEAGKTKGSLPLLHLNPSSWSKVSNIIYLDSPAGVGLSYSKNKDDYNTGDLKTASDTHTFLLKWFQQYPEFLPNPLYLSGQSYAGVYVPTLASEVVKGIKTGLKPILNFKGYMVGNGVTDGEFDGNALVPFAHGMGLISDDLYEEAKSACNGSYWNPVSSTCIAQISNIDKVLNGLYIYDILQPCYHSPEASKSENSTFQLPPSFRQLGETERPLPVRKRMFGRAWPFKVAVRDGIVPSWPQIHGESLPCTNDEFANSWLNNEAVRRAIHAEQESVIGPWEVCSDKLSYKSDAGSMINYHKNLTSQGYRALMFSGDHDMCVPFTGTEAWTRSLGYEITDKWRQWYYDDYQVGGYTQGYAHNLTFLTIKGAGHSVAEYKPKEALTFYSRWLDGKSI, encoded by the exons ATGTTCCTGAGTTTAGTTCTCATTAGAGCAGCACCTGAAAGTTCCCTAGTCACAAATCTTCCTGGTTTCAATGGCACTTTCCCTTCCAAACATTATTCTGG GTATATCACCATAGATGAGACCCATGAGAAAAAACTATTCTACTACTTTGTCATTTCAGAGAGGAAACCATCACAGGACCCAGTTGTTCTGTGGCTCAATGGTGGACCAGGCTGCTCTAGTTTAGATGGTTTCATGTATGAACATG GCCCATTCAATTTTGAAGCAGGAAAAACAAAGGGAAGCCTACCCCTATTACATCTCAATCCAAGTAGCTGGTCCAAG GTCTCAAACATTATCTATTTGGATTCTCCTGCTGGTGTTGGATTGTCTTACTCTAAAAATAAGGATGACTATAATACTGGAGACCTTAAGACAGCCTCTGATACGCACACATTTCTACTCAAG TGGTTTCAGCAATACCCAGAGTTCCTTCCCAACCCACTTTACTTATCTGGGCAGTCATATGCTGGAGTATATGTGCCAACTCTTGCTTCTGAAGTTGTGAAAG GAATTAAGACAGGTTTAAAGCCCATTCTGAACTTCAAG GGTTACATGGTGGGAAATGGTGTCACTGATGGTGAATTTGATGGGAATGCACTTGTACCATTTGCACATGGTATGGGCTTGATCTCAGATGATTTATATGAG GAGGCTAAAAGTGCCTGTAATGGAAGCTACTGGAATCCAGTTTCTTCTACATGTATAGCTCAGATTTCGAACATTGACAAG GTCCTTAATGGTCTATACATATATGACATTCTTCAGCCCTGCTACCACAGCCCAGAAGCAAGCAAGTCTGAAAATAGTACCTTCCAGTTACCTCCTAGCTTCAGGCAGTTAGGTGAGACTGAAAGACCTCTTCCTGTAAGGAAGAGAATGTTTGGACGTGCTTGGCCTTTTAAAGTTGCAGTAAGAGATGGAATTGTCCCATCATGGCCACAGATTCATGGTGAAAGTTTACCATGCACA AATGACGAATTTGCAAATTCATGGTTGAACAATGAAGCAGTTAGGAGAGCAATTCATGCCGAACAG GAGAGTGTGATCGGTCCTTGGGAGGTATGTTCGGACAAACTTAGTTACAAATCTGATGCTGGAAGCATGATCAATTATCACAAGAACCTTACTTCTCAAGGCTACCGGGCTCTTATGTTCAG TGGAGACCATGATATGTGTGTGCCGTTTACTGGGACTGAAGCATGGACTAGATCACTTGGATATGAAATTACTGATAAATGGAGGCAATGGTATTATGATGACTACCAAGTTGGAGG GTATACACAAGGCTATGCGCACAACCTCACATTTCTTACTATAAAG GGGGCTGGACATTCTGTTGCTGAATACAAACCAAAAGAGGCATTGACCTTCTATAGCCGCTGGCTAGACGGAAAATCCATATAA